AGCATCGGCTGGCAATATTGTTTTCAAGACTTACCATTGTCACGCGATTAGCGGAACGTAACTAACAAATGCGAACAAGCGAAAACATAGATCACAGCCCCGGAACGCAACCATTGGTCACCTTTGCTTTATTTGCGTACAATCAGGAGCAATACATAGAACAGGCTATCGCTGGAGCGTTTGCTCAAACCTACGAAAATCTCGAGATCATATTGTCTGACGACGATTCGTCAGACCGCACCTACCAGATCATGTGCGACGCTGCAAACTCGTACTCCGGTCCACATCGCGTTGTGCTAAACAAGAACCTCCAAAACTCAGGGATCGGGGCTCATGTCAATAGACTAATGGAATTGGCACATGGTGAACTTGTGGTCGTCGCCGCCGGTGACGATATATCACTGCCACAAAGGACAAGTAAAATTGTTGAGTGCTGGATGCAGAACGACCAACGTCCCATGTCTATTCACTCCGCTTGTATCCGCATCGACGCCGATGGAAATACAGTCAACACGAAGCCACCAACTTGGACAGATCGCTGGAGTGACATAGGCTACTTAATCAAGGAACAGCCAACGGTGGAGGGCGCGACCCACGCGTGGGACACAAAAGCCTTTCGTCGCTTTGGTCCTCTGCTGCCCGATATTGTGTATGAAGACAAGGCGATGGCGTTCCGAATGGCGTTGGTTGGGGATGTGAAGTTCATCGAATCGCAACTCGTCAAATACCGCGTCTCAGTAGGAGTTACAAGGGACTACGGGCGAGATGACTTCCGCAGACAAGTATTTGGCCCGAGCGCGGCACGAAGGCTGACAGTTGCAAAGCAAATGGAAATCGATCTCCAAAATTATTGTGACTCACATCCGCTACTTCCTTTCGCAAGAAGGTGCTTAGCATATAGAGAACTTGTATACGCATTCCCTGATTCAAACGCACGACATAAGTCACGTAGGAATGCTCGATCGAAAGGCGTTTCGATTTTCCAGATTGCAAAGCTATACATTTACTTCTACTTTCCGAGATTGTCTGCTCGACTACTATCGCGACGAAAATCCGCCATCTAAATGCAAGATCCTCCTGACCAAAGAACGCTCCAGTCACACCGCAATGTTTTTGTAAGTCGATCTGGAGTCGCGTTAAAATGGCCGATGAGTCTTGTAACTGAATCTGTGTGGCCTAACCATCCTACAGGCCATTTTTACAGATACGCTGTTGCAAAACGTTTTCTCTCGAAGACGAAAAAGTATGGTGGCGATAAAACGTATGCATTCATCCACAATCATTGGTCGCGTGGTTACCACCACTGGGTTGTGGAATCGCTCGTACGGTTGATGCACCTGAACAACGAGCTATCTGATCCGGTGAACATTCTCATCCCAGAAGATTACCCGGTATTTGCTCACCAGAGTCTTGAGTTATTGTGTGGCGAGCATGCAGTCGAACGAATTCCTTCTGGCAAGAATGCAAGAATTCCCAACGCCATAGTTGCTGCAAATCCGGCTTACAAAGTGTTCAT
This DNA window, taken from Rhodopirellula halodulae, encodes the following:
- a CDS encoding glycosyltransferase family 2 protein, which encodes MRTSENIDHSPGTQPLVTFALFAYNQEQYIEQAIAGAFAQTYENLEIILSDDDSSDRTYQIMCDAANSYSGPHRVVLNKNLQNSGIGAHVNRLMELAHGELVVVAAGDDISLPQRTSKIVECWMQNDQRPMSIHSACIRIDADGNTVNTKPPTWTDRWSDIGYLIKEQPTVEGATHAWDTKAFRRFGPLLPDIVYEDKAMAFRMALVGDVKFIESQLVKYRVSVGVTRDYGRDDFRRQVFGPSAARRLTVAKQMEIDLQNYCDSHPLLPFARRCLAYRELVYAFPDSNARHKSRRNARSKGVSIFQIAKLYIYFYFPRLSARLLSRRKSAI